In Procambarus clarkii isolate CNS0578487 chromosome 13, FALCON_Pclarkii_2.0, whole genome shotgun sequence, the following are encoded in one genomic region:
- the LOC138364515 gene encoding uncharacterized protein, giving the protein MKWLEAAHVSTFAELVNLMLVEEFLRRVPPPVRLYLADKEETAYLKCAKSADTYSLIHRLTPEPSSSKKSWYSYEKVSTDQAGSQLYCKYCRLYGHTIDKCGKSQYKGTTESQKPKPTPPKSGKPVMNVGVHVNDLSLFSKHLYTGTVSANGSNPEGRFKLKILRDTAALQSIILKSAVPNIAYTGETVFITDLTATTPYLLARVHLDCPFVNGEVQVAVREKPFPMPGVQLFLGNDLAEDLQPTNLIVMDKPQVCTSVTDNPIFEYVPAKVQESDEVSPPVLVTTRAQAARPQPADSTATAVPQDPQKLPPNLTKLEFRKLQREDLTLTPLFFQAETQPDSIPGFFLENELLYRRYRPSKLKEEDDWANVEQLVIPASLRPTILHLAHGALSHCGFNKTYHGIRQDYYWPGMINSIKQYVKQCHTCQMAGKPNISIPRAPLIPIQVPAEPFHRLIIDCVGPLPRTSSGNAYILTILCPTTRFPIAVPVKNITAATVVKHLLKIFTQYGFPREVQSDCGTNFTSDLFKRTLEEFNIKQISPNPSSSMSPPVVPASGVT; this is encoded by the exons atgaaatggctggaagcagcacatgtctctacctttgcagaactcgtcaaccttatgctagttgaagaattcttgaggcgtgtgccgcctcctgtccgtctatatttagcagataaagaagaaaccgcctacctaaagtgtgctaagtcggctgacacttacagcctcatccaccggctgacaccagaaccatcctccagtaagaagtcgtggtacagttacgagaaagtgagtaccgatcaagctggctcgcaattgtactgtaagtattgtagactctatggacataccatagataaatgtggtaagtctcaatacaaaggaaccaccgaatcacaaaaacccaaaccaactcctcctaagtccggtaagcctgtgatgaatgttggtgttcatgttaatgatctttctcttttcagtaaacacctgtatactggaactgtctctgccaacggttcaaatccggagggacgtttcaaattgaagatcttgagggacacagcggctcttcaatcgattattttgaagtcggctgtgcccaacatcgcctacaccggagaaactgtcttcatcactgacctcactgctaccactccttatcttctcgccagagtccacctggattgtcccttcgtgaacggagaagtccaagtcgccgtcagggaaaagccttttcccatgcctggagtgcaacttttcctgggcaacgacttggcagaagacctgcaaccgaccaacctgatcgtcatggacaaaccccaggtgtgtacctctgtgacggataatcctatatttgagtatgttccagcaaaggttcaagagagtgatgaagtttctcctccggttttagtgaccacccgtgcacaagccgcacgaccacagccagctgactctactgctaccgctgtccctcaagaccctcagaaactacccccgaatctgaccaagttggagttccgtaagttacagagggaagatcttactttgacaccattatttttccaggctgagactcaacccgacagtattcctgggttcttcctagagaacgaattgctctaccgcagatatagacccagtaaactgaaggaggaggacgattgggccaacgtcgaacaacttgtgattcctgccagcctgcggcccactattctacacctggcccacggagcactctcccactgcggattcaacaagacctaccatggaatccgtcaagactactactggccaggtatgataaATAgcatcaaacagtacgtcaaacagtgtcatacatgtcagatggcaggtaaaccgaacatctctattcccagagcgccactgattcccatacaggtgcctgcagaacctttccacagacttattatagactgtgttggtcctttacctcggaccagttcaggtaacgcctatatcttaaccatcctgtgtcctaccaccagattccccatagcagttccagtaaagaacatcacggctgctacggttgtgaagcacttattgaagatcttcacccagtatggatttcccagggaggttcagagcgactgtggcaccaacttcaccagtgatctcttcaaaaggacactggaggagttcaacatcaaacag atatcaccaaacccttcatcctccatgtcgccgccagtggtaccggcatcgggggtgacctag
- the LOC138349542 gene encoding uncharacterized protein isoform X4, whose translation MASSNSSQKKPFQRCCPICSNVISVRRHFCNCGHSFIDEKRKGDVEREEKYKEMGRRAAKHQNLCRSFKAMKKSHTCRTMDQVSTRYQQII comes from the exons ATGGCTTCCAGTAATTCAA GCCAGAAGAAACCTTTCCAGCGGTGTTGTCCCATCTGCAGTAATGTCATTAGTGTTCGTCGACATTTCTGCAACTGTGGACACAGCTTTATAGATGAAAAGCGTAAGGGTGATGTAGAGCGGGaggagaaatataaggaaatgggTCGAAGAGCTGCTAAGCATCAAAACCTTTGCAGATCATTTAAAGCCATGAAAAAATCT CATACATGCAGGACAATGGATCAAGTGTCAACAAGATACCAACAAATAATATAG
- the LOC138349542 gene encoding uncharacterized protein isoform X2, whose protein sequence is MQDNGSSVNKIPTNNIDAQEDINISEAKEKNGEQELKLKKMKKKRRLSEDSTIKAHQCLLTAEASTFIRVLKDHILEGSKTSIILKSSNRKEERNNLKIVKKEDVSVGRGQVMMVQKKITHNLSDSR, encoded by the exons ATGCAGGACAATGGATCAAGTGTCAACAAGATACCAACAAATAATATAGATGCCCAAGAAGAtatcaacatcagtgaggcaaaagaaaagaatggggagcaagagcttaagttaaagaaaatgaagaaaaaacGAAGACTGTCTGAAGATTCAACTATTAAAG CACATCAGTGTCTACTTACTGCTGAAGCAAGTACCTTCATCAGGGTTCTCAAAGATCATATCTTAGAAGGGTCGAAGACGTCCATTATTTTGAAGTCATCAAATAGAAAAGAAGAAAGAAATAATTTGAAGATAGTCAAGAAGGAAGATGTATCTGTTGGAAGAGGGCAAGTCATGATGGTTCAGAAGAAAATAACGCACAATTTGTCTGATAGCAGATAA
- the LOC138349542 gene encoding uncharacterized protein isoform X1: MLPGSGLSSKNVNNLTELFYLAYMQDNGSSVNKIPTNNIDAQEDINISEAKEKNGEQELKLKKMKKKRRLSEDSTIKAHQCLLTAEASTFIRVLKDHILEGSKTSIILKSSNRKEERNNLKIVKKEDVSVGRGQVMMVQKKITHNLSDSR; the protein is encoded by the exons ATGCTACCAGGAAGTGGTCTGTCAAGCAAAAATGTTAATAATCTCACCGAATTGTTTTAtcttg CATACATGCAGGACAATGGATCAAGTGTCAACAAGATACCAACAAATAATATAGATGCCCAAGAAGAtatcaacatcagtgaggcaaaagaaaagaatggggagcaagagcttaagttaaagaaaatgaagaaaaaacGAAGACTGTCTGAAGATTCAACTATTAAAG CACATCAGTGTCTACTTACTGCTGAAGCAAGTACCTTCATCAGGGTTCTCAAAGATCATATCTTAGAAGGGTCGAAGACGTCCATTATTTTGAAGTCATCAAATAGAAAAGAAGAAAGAAATAATTTGAAGATAGTCAAGAAGGAAGATGTATCTGTTGGAAGAGGGCAAGTCATGATGGTTCAGAAGAAAATAACGCACAATTTGTCTGATAGCAGATAA
- the LOC138349542 gene encoding uncharacterized protein isoform X3, whose translation MASSNSSQKKPFQRCCPICSNVISVRRHFCNCGHSFIDEKRKGDVEREEKYKEMGRRAAKHQNLCRSFKAMKKSVSKLQGGGYQVAVIYFKVLRLS comes from the exons ATGGCTTCCAGTAATTCAA GCCAGAAGAAACCTTTCCAGCGGTGTTGTCCCATCTGCAGTAATGTCATTAGTGTTCGTCGACATTTCTGCAACTGTGGACACAGCTTTATAGATGAAAAGCGTAAGGGTGATGTAGAGCGGGaggagaaatataaggaaatgggTCGAAGAGCTGCTAAGCATCAAAACCTTTGCAGATCATTTAAAGCCATGAAAAAATCT GTCTCTAAACTACAAGGTGGTGGTTATCAAGTTGCTGTCATCTATTTTaaggtcttgaggttatcttga